In the Solibacillus sp. FSL K6-1523 genome, one interval contains:
- a CDS encoding dipeptidase, translating into MSHLEKLDAYFTENRDKHLAELNEFLRIPSISALSEHKEDMRTAANWLADALKKLNIENVAVEETAGHPVVYGEWLHAKDKPTVLFYGHYDVQPVDPLNLWDSPPFEPEIRDNKLFARGSSDDKGQVFMHLKMIEALFATEGTLPVNVKFIYEGEEEIGSPSLPKYTEDNKEKLAADLIVISDTGLYAKGKPAVCYGLRGLTGVQIDIRGAKGDLHSGLYGGGVQNAIHALTEILASFRDEHGTIQVEGFYDKVLPLSEEERQAYRDLNFDEAALKEEVGVQELFGEAGYSYLEQTWARPTLEINGVFGGFSGEGIKTVLPAEAGAKITCRLVPNQDPEEIVALLRAHIEKHKPVGVDVVISEFDKGKPYLTPFDHPLIQAAGRSYEKVYNVPTAYTRGGGSIPIVAAFDEILNLPVVLMGFGLSSENFHAPNEHFHLENFDQGLRVLGDYMFEVASAKL; encoded by the coding sequence ATGAGCCATTTGGAAAAATTAGATGCATACTTTACAGAAAATCGTGACAAACATTTAGCTGAGTTGAATGAATTTTTACGTATTCCAAGTATTTCTGCCTTATCGGAACATAAAGAAGACATGCGCACGGCTGCCAATTGGTTAGCAGATGCACTGAAAAAACTAAATATTGAAAACGTTGCTGTTGAAGAAACAGCGGGGCATCCAGTTGTTTACGGCGAGTGGCTACATGCAAAAGATAAGCCAACTGTTCTCTTTTACGGACATTATGATGTACAGCCTGTTGATCCATTAAATTTATGGGATTCTCCCCCATTCGAGCCAGAAATCCGTGACAATAAATTATTTGCGCGCGGCTCTTCAGATGATAAAGGACAAGTTTTCATGCATTTAAAAATGATTGAAGCGTTATTCGCAACAGAGGGCACATTGCCAGTGAATGTGAAATTCATTTATGAAGGCGAAGAAGAAATCGGTAGTCCTTCTCTACCAAAATATACAGAAGACAATAAAGAAAAATTAGCAGCAGACTTAATTGTAATTTCAGATACAGGGCTTTATGCAAAAGGTAAGCCTGCCGTTTGCTACGGTTTACGTGGTTTAACAGGCGTGCAAATTGATATTCGCGGGGCTAAAGGTGACTTACACTCAGGTCTTTACGGTGGCGGCGTGCAAAATGCCATTCATGCACTGACTGAAATTTTAGCATCCTTCCGTGATGAGCATGGTACGATTCAAGTAGAAGGCTTCTATGATAAGGTACTTCCCCTATCAGAAGAAGAACGCCAAGCTTACCGTGACTTAAACTTTGATGAAGCCGCATTAAAAGAAGAAGTTGGCGTGCAGGAGTTATTCGGCGAGGCTGGTTATTCTTACTTAGAGCAAACATGGGCACGTCCAACATTAGAAATTAACGGCGTATTCGGTGGCTTCTCAGGTGAAGGGATTAAAACGGTTTTACCAGCAGAAGCCGGTGCGAAAATCACTTGTCGTCTTGTGCCAAATCAAGATCCAGAAGAAATTGTGGCACTTTTAAGAGCACATATTGAAAAGCATAAGCCAGTTGGTGTGGACGTTGTCATTTCTGAATTCGACAAAGGAAAACCATACTTAACACCTTTTGACCACCCACTTATTCAAGCAGCCGGTCGCTCATACGAGAAGGTTTATAATGTTCCGACTGCTTATACACGCGGTGGCGGCTCGATTCCAATCGTTGCAGCGTTTGATGAAATTTTAAACTTACCTGTTGTATTAATGGGCTTCGGTCTTTCGAGTGAAAACTTCCATGCACCAAACGAGCACTTCCATTTAGAAAACTTCGACCAAGGCTTACGCGTACTTGGCGATTACATGTTTGAAGTCGCTTCGGCGAAATTATAA
- a CDS encoding glycerol-3-phosphate acyltransferase has translation MVYLYVIASYFLGSVLTAAIVAKLKGVNLQNENSGNLGARNAGRTLGKSAFVIVAISDGLKGLFVVLIGRMLELPELAIALAVIAVVLGHLYPFWNKGKGGKGVATIIGAMVIFSPVHFIGFILGFLISIPITKSATLSMLNGFILYGILVSSYFEAGWVMSVALLLVIWMQRKNILERMKPDVLE, from the coding sequence ATGGTTTATTTATATGTCATCGCAAGTTACTTCCTTGGCTCCGTACTTACTGCCGCAATTGTTGCAAAGCTAAAAGGGGTCAACTTACAAAATGAAAACAGTGGCAATTTAGGGGCGCGCAATGCGGGAAGAACGCTTGGAAAATCAGCCTTTGTGATTGTTGCAATTAGTGATGGATTAAAAGGCTTATTCGTTGTGCTCATTGGACGAATGTTGGAACTACCTGAATTGGCGATTGCTCTTGCAGTTATTGCGGTTGTGCTCGGTCATCTGTATCCGTTTTGGAATAAAGGAAAAGGGGGAAAAGGGGTTGCAACAATCATTGGGGCAATGGTGATCTTTTCACCCGTTCACTTTATTGGATTTATATTGGGATTTCTAATTAGTATACCTATTACAAAAAGTGCAACATTAAGTATGTTGAATGGTTTTATCCTATATGGAATTTTGGTTAGTAGTTATTTTGAAGCAGGATGGGTCATGAGTGTGGCACTTCTTCTTGTCATATGGATGCAACGCAAAAATATACTAGAGAGGATGAAGCCGGATGTATTGGAGTAA
- a CDS encoding aminotransferase class V-fold PLP-dependent enzyme, which produces MYWSKIATTEAEFDAIAALNYETFVEEIPQHKPNPTRRLVDKFHEENVYLIVYKNTELVGMVAFRDVRPFSLDQKIGNVDQHLDVDLCQYLCELRLLAVKKAHRNGRVFTKLATAIYRYSYDKGYSACVISGTVREEKLYTQMGFRQFAPPVGTEEALYLPMVLTREASRGFRERLREQNNIFYPGPVALEKRLEHSTLSHRSEKFQQDLTQMKTQLLNLAQTNVVIPLVGTGTLANEAMLGQLKSEFNEQQGLILVNGEFGNRLANQAKQWGLQVESMDFGWGQPFQLDQIEQKLQQQTYHYVLFVHGETSNSTLNPLEHLIELCHRNKVKLCADCISSFGAMPFSMEGLHYATAVSGKALGTVAGLSFVFCKEAPKDSNAPMYLNLPYYIEKEIPYTLPHNFVMAVNEALTAYPHRFDLLQKRMESVRTSQFANVLVGETYPMIATMQHEKMAEITAICELNGYLLHGASDYLKQRKLAQISTIQPNFEKDFRKMNELFYYVRETL; this is translated from the coding sequence ATGTATTGGAGTAAAATTGCAACAACAGAAGCAGAATTTGACGCGATTGCTGCATTAAATTATGAAACGTTCGTCGAGGAGATTCCGCAACATAAACCAAATCCAACGCGTCGGTTAGTCGATAAATTTCATGAAGAAAATGTGTATCTCATTGTTTATAAAAATACAGAACTCGTTGGGATGGTCGCGTTTCGAGATGTTCGCCCGTTTTCATTGGATCAAAAGATAGGAAACGTTGATCAGCATTTAGATGTAGATTTGTGCCAGTATTTATGCGAACTTCGCTTGCTCGCAGTGAAAAAAGCACATCGTAATGGACGCGTTTTTACAAAGTTGGCAACCGCGATTTACCGTTATTCCTATGATAAAGGATATAGCGCATGTGTTATTTCAGGTACTGTGCGTGAGGAAAAGTTGTATACACAAATGGGCTTCCGTCAATTCGCACCACCTGTTGGTACAGAGGAGGCATTGTATTTGCCAATGGTATTAACACGGGAGGCGAGTAGGGGGTTTCGTGAGCGATTACGTGAGCAAAATAATATCTTTTATCCAGGACCCGTGGCACTTGAGAAGCGACTGGAACATTCCACATTATCGCATCGTTCAGAAAAGTTTCAGCAAGACCTTACACAAATGAAAACGCAATTGCTAAATTTGGCACAAACAAACGTTGTCATTCCGTTAGTAGGGACAGGCACATTAGCAAATGAGGCGATGCTTGGTCAGCTGAAGAGTGAATTTAACGAGCAACAGGGGCTTATTTTAGTAAATGGAGAGTTTGGCAATCGCTTGGCAAATCAAGCAAAGCAGTGGGGCTTACAAGTAGAAAGTATGGATTTTGGATGGGGACAACCATTCCAACTGGATCAAATTGAACAAAAACTACAACAGCAAACGTATCATTATGTGCTTTTTGTGCATGGGGAAACATCAAACAGCACATTAAATCCGCTCGAGCACTTAATCGAGCTGTGTCATCGTAATAAAGTCAAGCTTTGTGCAGATTGCATTAGCTCATTCGGGGCCATGCCGTTTTCGATGGAGGGGCTTCACTATGCAACAGCTGTTAGTGGAAAAGCACTGGGCACAGTTGCAGGACTATCCTTTGTTTTTTGTAAGGAAGCGCCGAAAGATAGCAATGCACCGATGTATTTAAATTTACCTTATTATATTGAGAAGGAAATTCCGTATACCTTGCCGCATAATTTCGTCATGGCTGTCAATGAAGCGCTCACTGCTTACCCACACCGATTTGATTTATTACAAAAGCGCATGGAAAGTGTAAGGACTTCTCAATTTGCGAATGTATTAGTAGGGGAGACTTACCCGATGATTGCGACTATGCAGCATGAAAAAATGGCGGAAATCACTGCAATATGCGAGCTGAATGGCTATTTATTGCATGGTGCGAGCGATTATTTAAAGCAGCGTAAACTCGCGCAAATTAGCACAATTCAACCGAATTTTGAAAAGGATTTTAGGAAGATGAATGAATTGTTTTATTATGTAAGGGAAACGTTGTAG
- a CDS encoding RNA polymerase sigma factor → MNELLTNIYDEYNRYIYHLCLKLTRNQGEAEDLMQEVWVKVIRYEASVAGVDHVKAWLTTITMNTFRDRYRKNVRRSKYMMNQPEQLDVPILDLVPNNEISTEEKIEKTEITKIVQEKMGQLDGIYQKTLWYFYVDQFSLAEISDLMKVSIGTVKSRLFRAKARLKEILLSDVDLADTLLPA, encoded by the coding sequence ATGAATGAATTATTAACAAACATTTACGATGAATACAACCGCTATATTTATCACCTATGCTTAAAATTAACACGTAACCAAGGTGAGGCAGAAGATTTAATGCAAGAAGTTTGGGTAAAGGTTATTCGCTACGAAGCATCAGTAGCAGGTGTTGACCATGTTAAGGCATGGCTTACAACGATTACGATGAACACATTCCGCGACCGCTATCGCAAAAATGTTCGACGTAGCAAATATATGATGAATCAACCTGAACAATTAGACGTACCGATTTTAGATTTGGTTCCCAATAATGAGATTTCAACTGAAGAAAAAATAGAAAAGACGGAAATCACAAAAATTGTCCAAGAAAAAATGGGGCAACTTGATGGAATTTATCAAAAAACACTGTGGTATTTCTATGTAGATCAGTTTTCGCTTGCCGAAATTTCAGATTTAATGAAAGTATCAATTGGCACAGTAAAATCACGCCTATTCCGTGCAAAAGCGCGATTAAAAGAAATTTTACTATCAGATGTCGACCTTGCAGATACATTATTACCAGCATAA
- a CDS encoding MarR family winged helix-turn-helix transcriptional regulator has protein sequence MSEFKREQLAILFETMTSLERKIANEWNNHNELGFSKSHILILDFLATEGPKRPSAIAEKLKVTTGGVTVLTTKLLNAGFIEKTQNETDRRASQIHITESGLEILARSRQHVETLFEHIFGMLTTDEIKTLHSIFDKCMKI, from the coding sequence ATGAGTGAGTTTAAACGCGAGCAATTAGCTATACTTTTTGAGACAATGACTTCTCTGGAGCGCAAAATTGCGAATGAATGGAATAATCATAATGAGCTAGGATTTTCGAAATCTCATATTTTAATTTTAGACTTTTTAGCAACAGAGGGACCGAAACGCCCTTCTGCCATTGCGGAAAAGTTGAAAGTGACAACAGGTGGCGTGACTGTTTTAACGACAAAACTACTCAATGCAGGCTTTATCGAAAAAACACAAAACGAAACAGATCGCCGCGCTTCGCAAATTCATATTACTGAATCAGGCTTGGAAATATTAGCGCGTTCTCGTCAACATGTTGAAACACTATTTGAGCACATTTTCGGCATGTTAACTACAGATGAAATTAAAACACTCCACTCAATTTTTGATAAGTGCATGAAAATATAA
- the spx gene encoding transcriptional regulator Spx — translation MTVTIYTQSSCSSSRKALKWLNENNISYSEKRTTSQPLTLAEFKHILSMTEDGTDEIIATNSNDFKNLAIDIDQLSIQELYNLIQQHPRMLRSPILLDEKRIQIGYNEMDIRRFIPRKVRAFELNALQELAVD, via the coding sequence ATGACAGTAACAATTTATACACAATCAAGTTGCTCTTCTTCACGAAAGGCATTGAAATGGTTAAATGAAAATAACATCTCCTATTCAGAAAAACGTACAACATCTCAACCTCTCACTTTAGCAGAGTTTAAACATATTTTAAGTATGACTGAAGACGGTACCGATGAAATTATCGCAACAAACTCAAATGACTTTAAAAATCTTGCAATTGATATCGATCAGTTATCCATTCAAGAACTATATAATTTAATTCAGCAGCATCCTCGTATGTTGCGCAGTCCTATTTTACTTGATGAAAAGCGCATTCAAATCGGCTATAACGAAATGGATATTCGCCGCTTCATCCCACGTAAGGTTCGCGCATTTGAGTTAAATGCCTTGCAAGAGCTGGCTGTAGATTAG
- a CDS encoding ABC-F family ATP-binding cassette domain-containing protein: MAILTVENLGHSFGDRTLFKDVSFRLVEGDHIGLVGANGVGKSTLMSIITGQAIHDTGKVEWLPGTHYGYLDQHTLLTAGRSMRDTLRDAFLPLYKKEEELNEITMQMADPDADLEKLLEDMAEIQDALDAGDFYTLDMKIDEIARGLGLDAIGLERDVAALSGGQRTKVLLAKLLLEKPRVLLLDEPTNYLDEEHITWLKMYLKNYPYAFLLISHDTEFMNDVVDVILHLEFTKMTRYTATYEKFTELAEINKRQHIDAYEKQQDFIKQQQDFIAKNKARYSTSGRAKSRAKQLDRLERIDRPESTVKPEFQFKEARTPGRYIVEAENLVIGYDKEKPLLPPLTFQIERGEKIALVGMNGVGKSTLLKTMLGKVQPLGGKVILGDYLSPSYFEQEVKADKITPIDDVWNAFPSMEQAQVRAALAKAGLKTDHITRPLNSLSGGEQAKVRLCKLLMDPANWLLFDEPTNHLDIDAKEELKRAMKEFKGTIVLVSHEPEFYEGLVTKVWNVQDWFTTGDTKELQ, translated from the coding sequence ATGGCAATATTAACAGTGGAAAATTTAGGACACTCATTCGGTGACCGTACGTTATTTAAAGATGTTTCTTTCCGTCTTGTTGAAGGCGATCACATCGGACTTGTCGGTGCAAATGGTGTTGGTAAATCGACACTTATGAGCATTATTACAGGTCAAGCAATCCATGATACAGGAAAAGTCGAATGGCTACCCGGCACACATTACGGCTATTTAGATCAGCATACACTTTTAACAGCTGGTCGCTCGATGCGTGATACATTGCGTGATGCGTTTTTACCACTATATAAAAAAGAAGAAGAATTAAATGAAATTACGATGCAAATGGCCGATCCAGATGCAGATTTAGAAAAGTTATTAGAAGATATGGCGGAAATTCAAGATGCATTAGACGCTGGTGACTTTTACACGCTTGATATGAAAATCGATGAAATTGCACGTGGTTTAGGTTTAGATGCAATCGGTTTGGAGCGCGATGTGGCAGCTCTTTCTGGTGGTCAGCGTACAAAAGTTTTACTTGCAAAACTGTTACTTGAAAAACCAAGAGTATTATTACTCGATGAGCCGACCAACTATTTAGATGAAGAGCACATCACATGGCTAAAAATGTATTTGAAAAACTATCCGTATGCATTTTTATTAATTTCACATGACACAGAATTTATGAATGATGTGGTAGATGTCATTTTACATTTAGAATTCACGAAAATGACGCGCTATACTGCGACTTACGAGAAATTCACTGAACTTGCGGAAATTAACAAGCGCCAACATATTGATGCGTATGAAAAGCAACAAGATTTCATTAAACAGCAGCAAGATTTCATCGCAAAAAATAAAGCCCGCTATTCAACGAGTGGCCGTGCAAAATCACGTGCTAAGCAGCTGGATCGTTTGGAGCGTATTGATCGTCCAGAATCTACGGTAAAGCCTGAATTCCAGTTTAAAGAGGCACGTACACCAGGGCGTTACATTGTGGAAGCTGAAAACTTAGTCATTGGTTATGACAAGGAAAAACCACTCCTTCCACCGCTAACATTCCAAATTGAGCGCGGCGAGAAAATTGCCCTTGTTGGTATGAATGGTGTTGGTAAATCAACACTATTAAAAACAATGCTTGGTAAAGTACAACCACTGGGTGGAAAAGTGATTTTAGGAGATTATTTATCCCCTTCTTACTTTGAACAAGAAGTAAAAGCAGATAAAATTACGCCGATTGATGATGTGTGGAATGCGTTTCCTTCGATGGAGCAAGCGCAAGTACGTGCAGCATTAGCAAAAGCCGGATTGAAAACGGACCACATTACACGTCCATTAAATTCCCTTTCTGGTGGCGAACAAGCAAAAGTACGTTTATGTAAGCTTTTGATGGACCCAGCAAACTGGTTACTATTTGACGAGCCTACGAACCACTTAGATATCGATGCAAAAGAAGAACTAAAGCGTGCAATGAAAGAGTTCAAAGGCACAATTGTACTCGTATCACATGAGCCTGAATTTTATGAAGGTCTTGTGACAAAAGTTTGGAATGTACAAGACTGGTTCACAACAGGCGATACAAAAGAATTACAATAA
- a CDS encoding SE1832 family protein, translating into MPTKSQLQQEIAELKMDYINLQGDMEKLESVGHAESVQKALNRLENMEVQLAELNKQLAAL; encoded by the coding sequence ATGCCAACGAAAAGCCAATTACAGCAAGAAATCGCTGAATTAAAGATGGACTATATTAACCTTCAAGGCGATATGGAAAAATTAGAATCAGTAGGTCATGCGGAATCAGTACAAAAGGCGCTCAATCGTCTTGAAAATATGGAAGTACAGCTTGCAGAACTAAATAAACAGCTCGCAGCATTGTAA
- a CDS encoding CMP-N-acetylneuraminic acid synthetase, whose product MQKKKIVFIVEQCDIKGTYPFERAATLAQLLQEQGETVYLFIRTDNTRLIDKLTKTDLNVLLFEKPQELKSHLRNLEPHLVVHDGKDTNAEQIELIRPFCTTFVHFDDFGHGAQLIDCNIIALFEESHEQPLANELVGSYAFAVTKELEMVASHIIDTGDISIKQDLPHIVVAFEDGDANNLTYRTLRHLTQLHIPLKISVAIDEDYAHNVEDLQMMALSRRNTEIVRRPDALLHLMSDANLIICSANYTPYKVAAAGIPCITTAQHENELNYAFSREANGFIHIGLGRKMKQSIIQNAVMELLLHEHRRERAVKKQRALDILTNNEILQTLLLDLAYSRHNIAHI is encoded by the coding sequence TTGCAAAAAAAGAAGATTGTATTTATTGTGGAGCAATGTGATATAAAGGGCACATATCCGTTTGAGCGCGCAGCTACTTTAGCTCAGTTATTACAGGAGCAAGGCGAAACGGTTTATTTATTTATTCGTACGGACAATACACGTTTAATAGATAAGCTAACAAAGACGGATTTGAATGTACTCCTCTTTGAAAAGCCGCAAGAACTAAAAAGTCACTTACGAAATTTAGAACCACATCTGGTCGTTCATGATGGAAAAGATACAAATGCCGAACAAATTGAGCTCATTCGTCCATTTTGTACAACCTTTGTTCATTTTGATGATTTTGGTCATGGCGCACAGCTAATTGATTGTAATATTATTGCGCTCTTTGAGGAGTCCCATGAACAACCTCTTGCGAATGAATTGGTGGGAAGCTACGCATTTGCTGTAACGAAAGAGCTGGAAATGGTCGCAAGTCATATTATCGATACTGGGGATATTTCTATCAAGCAAGATTTACCGCATATTGTCGTCGCTTTTGAAGATGGCGATGCGAATAATTTAACGTACCGCACCTTACGTCACTTAACGCAATTGCATATTCCGTTAAAAATCTCAGTGGCGATTGATGAAGACTATGCGCATAATGTAGAGGATTTGCAAATGATGGCATTAAGCAGACGCAATACTGAAATCGTTCGCCGTCCAGATGCCCTTCTCCACCTTATGTCAGATGCAAATTTAATCATTTGTAGCGCAAACTATACGCCATATAAAGTGGCCGCAGCTGGTATTCCTTGCATTACTACTGCTCAGCATGAAAATGAGCTAAATTATGCATTTTCTCGTGAGGCAAACGGATTTATTCATATAGGTCTTGGTCGAAAAATGAAGCAATCAATCATCCAAAATGCGGTGATGGAGCTGTTACTGCATGAGCATCGTCGTGAACGAGCTGTCAAAAAGCAACGCGCGCTCGATATTTTAACAAACAATGAAATTTTACAAACACTACTGCTAGACTTAGCTTATTCACGTCATAATATTGCCCATATTTAG
- a CDS encoding NAD(P)H-binding protein: MTGMRSALVVGATGLVGSSLVKLLCESEKYIAVNVISRRKLNFTHPKLNVKIREFDQIADQDMEFAHEIFCCLGTTIKKAGSQSEFEKVDFEYPLSIAALAKNYGVAHFIVISAMGANDKAMANYSRVKGKLEKELIAMNFPQLSIVRPSLIIGDRQEFRLGESIGAKVMKIMNPLLVGPMAKFRSIPANQIALAMLNIALNGEKQSVTIYTSDQLTAMQMPVEVKMGDEASAEKLFNWDKYKDEELPPVDKEVIIDRSKIKEVERGRGE; the protein is encoded by the coding sequence ATGACAGGAATGCGTTCAGCCTTAGTGGTAGGTGCAACAGGATTAGTTGGCTCCTCGCTTGTAAAGTTATTGTGTGAGAGTGAAAAATATATTGCGGTGAATGTAATTTCGAGAAGAAAACTTAATTTTACACACCCAAAGCTCAATGTGAAAATTCGCGAATTTGATCAAATTGCCGATCAAGATATGGAATTTGCCCACGAAATATTTTGTTGTTTAGGAACAACAATCAAAAAAGCAGGGTCCCAATCCGAATTTGAAAAGGTAGATTTTGAATACCCTCTATCCATTGCTGCACTCGCTAAAAATTATGGAGTTGCGCACTTTATTGTCATTTCGGCAATGGGTGCAAACGATAAGGCAATGGCCAATTATAGCCGCGTCAAAGGAAAATTAGAGAAGGAATTAATCGCAATGAATTTCCCGCAGCTATCCATTGTCCGTCCATCGTTAATAATAGGAGACCGCCAAGAATTTCGTTTAGGTGAATCAATTGGAGCGAAAGTGATGAAAATAATGAACCCGTTATTAGTCGGACCGATGGCGAAATTCAGGTCCATCCCCGCCAATCAAATTGCACTTGCGATGTTGAATATTGCATTGAATGGTGAGAAGCAAAGCGTAACGATTTATACATCCGACCAATTAACTGCTATGCAAATGCCAGTTGAAGTGAAAATGGGGGATGAGGCTTCGGCTGAAAAGTTGTTTAATTGGGATAAATATAAAGACGAGGAGCTTCCACCTGTTGATAAAGAAGTCATAATTGATCGCAGTAAAATAAAAGAAGTAGAACGAGGGCGTGGGGAATAA
- a CDS encoding NADPH-dependent FMN reductase: MKILLVDGTIFGRKTGVLLEQVQQYIKEINPELELEILYFANLKHQILDGSPLNEDMKGMIQKFEDAEGYIFASPIFQASIPGVLKNAFDMIPPKALRYKPAAIIGNGGTYQHHLVLENQLRPILDYFRCLVTPNYVYTHADHFDGDNKIIDEDVHNRLRELARVFVHYCEVSKTLAKQPVDMQ; encoded by the coding sequence ATGAAAATCTTACTTGTCGATGGAACCATTTTTGGTCGCAAAACCGGCGTTCTTTTAGAGCAGGTTCAACAATATATTAAAGAAATTAATCCAGAGTTAGAACTGGAGATATTATACTTTGCTAATTTAAAGCACCAAATTTTAGATGGTAGTCCACTTAATGAGGATATGAAAGGGATGATTCAAAAATTTGAGGATGCAGAAGGTTATATTTTTGCTTCTCCTATTTTCCAAGCATCAATCCCGGGTGTTTTAAAAAATGCTTTCGATATGATTCCGCCAAAAGCGTTGCGCTATAAGCCTGCCGCGATTATTGGAAATGGTGGTACATATCAACATCATTTAGTATTAGAAAATCAATTGCGCCCGATACTTGATTATTTCCGCTGTTTAGTAACACCAAACTACGTGTACACACATGCCGATCATTTTGACGGGGACAATAAAATTATCGATGAAGATGTGCACAACCGTTTACGTGAACTTGCGCGTGTATTCGTTCACTATTGCGAAGTAAGCAAAACTTTAGCGAAGCAACCAGTTGATATGCAATAG